The DNA segment CatctattaaaaaagagaataataataatgataataataattgtacCAATGCCTGGGATTACTATGAGGATGTAGGGAGACGAGCTATGTAGAGCCCACTGGTACATAGTAAGTCTTAACAATGATGGCTATCATCcttgttctccttttcctctttctttccttgccctcttcctgccttcctaccccctcccttctctcctccatcctttctttcattctttcctgtttgttttttccttaaataatggAATAATTTGGGTTGCCTGAAGCAGAGTGCTCCTGCCTCAAGACAAATGCCCCTGGAGTGAAAAGGAGTGATCCAAGCCATGCTTCTGAATCCTGTAGATGATACAGAGGGCTTGCCTtaattctgtcttctttgtggTTCGAGGAAGAGTAGGCAGAGCTCAGTCATCTTTGTCAGTCATCATGGTTCCAGTCCTGGGTTTCTGAAAATTCACTGGTTTTGGTAGAAACTGGACATGGTGACATAGGCTTCTTCCTGGCTCGATCCCAAGGAAGTGAGAATGGGTTGTCCCTGGGCAGCTGGGTTCAATGTCAGGATTCCTGATTGGAAAGGAAATGGAGTGGGCCCAGGGCCATTTGTAGTTCCAGGGACAAGCAGCAGGCCCTGGTACACATGAGGCCCATTCTTGCCACCATCCCTGAAGTCTGGGGGTCTGGAAGATGGGAGCACAAGGGCCTCACACATACTGACATTCCCAGCCAGGCATCTGAGGGGTGAATCTCCTCTGAACGTTTTTGGGGTGATGACTGCATGCTCAGATGGCCAGATGGGGCTCTGCACACCCCCTACAAGCCTCTGCTTTTCAGACTCCTCTGGTTGTGGCAGAGAAGTGTCTTGCAGAAAGCCTTCGGCTTCATCTCTAGCTTGAATGCCATCCACCTTATGAATCTGGCAGTCCAGGAAACTTTCAGGATTGAAACTCACATTCAAATTCTacaccaaaaaaagagagaaggcattGAGAGTGCTCCAAAGAGACACACCAGCAAAGGTTCAGTTCAGGGAAAGATGTAACAAACTTTCTGACAGGGGTTTACCAGAGAATGTCAGAGAATTACCCACATGTTCTAGTTGACTCTACCACTGGATGCACTCTGACATGTCAGTCTGAAGGGACTGGCCATGCCCTCCAGCCCCATGAAAGCCCAGGAGACTTCTGAGACTtgtatctcattttagttttctaTATCCAGGGAGCTGCAGCTAGGATCTTGCAGTTATGGGATGCACAAAAGACCAACACTTGTGGTTCAACTGTTCCCTATCCTGCAATATTATTCTTGGCTTTTGGAATGCCTCCAACATTGTGATAGAATCACCAGAAGCACTTACCTTTTTTGGTTTCTTGCAAAGTTGTTCCAGAGTCTTCTTATGATCTGGGAGACTGGGCCACACAATAGGTTTAATTCTGAAATAAGAGGACATTGAGAAAGATGAAATGAACAGTGAGGGAGCATGCATGCACAATAGGTCTTTCCACCAATTCTGAGCCAGAAATCAGAAGAGCAGATTTCTAGTCTTGGCTCAGCCACAACTAGGCGGGTGAACTTGGACAAGCGACTTgctttccctgggcctcagtgtcctatTAATTCACAGAGGAGTTGGACCAGGGGTCATTGTCAGTGATCTCTATGAACACCTTTGGGAGAGAACCCTGGAGAAGAGGAACAGTGAGGCTTGGCAAGGGTGTGGCTATGAAACCAACATTCCCCCGGCTCTTCTACTCTTAATATAGGTGTTGTCATCCTACTCCTTCTCTTAACTGATAGCAACTCCTCTGCTCTGATTTTTGTGGAAGTGAGGAATATTTTCTAAACCACCCAGGGAAATTAGAGTATCATGGGGCACCTcaatggttcagttggttgagcatccgacttcagtcaggtcataatctcatggtttgtgagttggagccctgcatcaggctctgtgctgtcagcacagaacctgcttcagatcctctgtccccccctttctctgcccctcacccacttactctctctctctctctctctcaaaaataaataaacattaaaaaagacaaaaagacaaattgAAGTATCATGAGAGCATGTGGCACTGTGCTGAAGGCATCTTCCTAGAATATTAATAACTTGATGGTATGTGTCAAAAGCATCATTTTCATAATGAAACAGACAGGGCTCTGTCATGAGGTAGAATGCAAAAGTCCCATGAATTTGTGTGCTGAAATTCAAGACTTCAAATACATTCTGTATTTTCCATGGGTACCCTCAGCTGCCCAGACATTTTGGAGGCATGGTTCCCACTATTTTAGAAGAAGAAGTTTGGGGGCAGGGTTTGCCCTATGtctaatttatgtattttcacCCCTTATGAAATTAAATGTGGAAATTCACCAGTGCCTTAGGGTGGGGAGGGATGTTGGGCACTACAATTCCTGaaatgtctttttccctttgtagttttctcatcaataaatAGGCTAGAGCTCCAACTGTCTGGGACCCCATGTAACCATCCTATTGATTAAAGTTCACCTTTTTTTCCATAATGCACAGGCCAAGATGACcatcagagacacagagaagaaactcAGAATGCTAATAGTTAGTAAAATAGGATCCATCCTCCCTGGAATGCAAGGAAAGATCTTGTTAGTAATCATTAAACATGGAGTTGGGGAAGCTTTCAGTATGCTTTGAGTTTATTTAGTAACTCGAGACCATTTACTATTTCTTCAAAGTCACCCTTCAGTGAACAGGATAATGTACTAGCTTTATGCACAAAGAATTTTGGCTTCAGTAAGTGGCACTCACGTGAGTGACCAGGTGTAGAACATCTCATTTGAAATGTAAAAGTGGCCCAGCATTAAGGATAGCAGTACTCTTTCCCCAACATCTACCATCAAGAGAAGTAAACCTAGCAGGGGAATCAGGAGGGGGATGCTCTACCTCACAGGTTCATCAAGTTCCAGTCTGAGAATGGGATGTTGGTATGTCAAGAATTGTTCCCCTCATACTTCAAAGAGAAGGTATATGTGGAGTGAGCCGTGTTCTTTGGCTTTTCTAGCCATTCTCACTTCCTAGACCATGTGGATACCTTTGTTATTCTGGAAAAGGAGGCATGAATGAGCAGCACTAACCTGCTCATCTTCTATCACAAAAGGTGTTCCCCTAGAGGAGCTTTTGAGAGACCAGCCATTGGGATTCCAGTCTAAATTGGTAGAGTGGAGGTAGTAGGTGGGGACTTTATTCAGAATTATTATCAGCTCCCAAGAACACCTGGGTCAGTGGAATCCAGGGCAGCCTATATCATTTGATCAATGACTATGGGTTCTATTCCCACTACTTCCTTATTCTTCACAAGAGGGGCAAATATGGCAGGTCATTCTCCAAAGACAGTGTAAACATACCCTCAGGGGAGTCCTAACATGTGGGTTCCTTTCACCTTTCTGCCTCTCACTCTTGTTCACACACCTTAACATGCAAAGCACTTTGCAGGGGACAAAGATTCTGCTGTCACTTCCCACCTGTGATCTCTGGAGTTCTGAAGTGGAAGCTTGGACTCCATTCACTCCAGAAGCCTTCAAAATAGTCATGATTAGGAATGGACCGGACTTTAATCTCATACATTGCATCAGGTTGTAGCTTTCTCTGTAGGAGTTCCAGCTTTGTACTGGATAAGTTCACATGCTAAAGAGCAAAACATGCCATTATATTTTTAGGGTCAAAAAAGACATGTTGCCTAGATCCCCCAAATCATTTCAAGTTAAGTGACTTTAGTCATGTGGGTACTCTTGTTAGGAAAAGGAGATATGACATGGAGAGGAGCATGTGTGAGCTCAAAATGATGCTACCAGTGGTCAAGGAGGGCAACAGTACCATGGGTCTTTGTTTAGGTGAGCTGGACTCTTCAATACCAGGAGGATATAAATCACTCCCAGGCCCCCACCTTCCTTTCCACACttcgatttctctctctctctttttttttctctttttctcctctttcacatCCCAAAGGAAAATACAAGGGAATGGTAAGGTAAGTGAGCAGGAATAATTTCTCTCTAGAAAGATTCAATTCTACATTGCAAATAGCAATATAGAGAacaacagtctcttcagcaatgTGCATTATCCTTAAGAAAAAACTATCAATTTGATGGATAAAAAGTTAATATTCCACTgttatttacatttatacttATTTGATTAttagttttcatatatttattgcatTTACATATATCTTATTTTATGAGACATTTCCAAGTTTCTTGCTAATTTTTTCTGTTGTTACATTTGTCCTTTTCTTAATGATTTATAAGACCTCTTTATATATGAAGGATATTAACCATCTGTCAGTTGTATGTATGGCAATTTAATCCTAATATCTAATTTGCCTTACAATTTTGATTGTCATGTGTGCTGACATTTAtaagcctttatttttatatattcatatgtatccatctttttctctctttactgcttttatgcttagaatatttttcttcatctcaagATTACATAAGCATTTACCTATATTTTTTCTACCTTGtttagtgttttcacttttacataatttatttaaatcatctttttattctactttttaagtTAGGCATTTAACTTAATTATTTCCCCAAACAGCTAACTGTCCTGGTATCATTTATtcaaaattcttcttttcttggggctctgggctggctcagttggaggagtgtgcaactcttgatcttggggtgatgagtttgagccccacaatatatatatatatatatatatattttttttttttttaatgcttccttTCTCCACGATAGTTGCTTTTCCATTGGTGCAATTTTCAAATGAAGACTCAAGAGAACAGGACCAAGGTACCCTCGTTTGTGTGGTAGAAGGAGGGTAGAACTGTTTTAGGGTAGACATTACACTTATGTAAGTACTATACAGCAGCATATTGCAAACAAAGAAGGCTGATCCTGGCCTAAGAAAAGAGAACAGCATGAGTGTAAATAGGCATTCTTTTCACTGTGAGAAAGATAAGCCATCATCTGGTTTTTGTCCATGTGTTACAAATAGGACAGAATTTAAGCCAGTGAGCCCAGAGGAGCCTAAAAACCTGGGACACTTTACTTTTCTCCCACCTTCTCCTCAAGAGAGATTGCAGGGATGGCCAGACCATTCCAATGACAATGAGAGCTATAACAGGATGGCCCAGAGAAGATCCAGGTTTTGTGAAACCTGAATTTCTTATACTTTGGGGAACTTCTTTCAGTAAAAGGTATATTTTGAACACAAAATTGCAAGGGGCCCTCCCCAGGTGAATGTACCTCTGGGATGaaaaaatttataacattaagaagtttttattttatgattttatatacatatattataattttatgtattttatagaaatttacTTATTCAATATACTTATGCAGTCatctttatgcattttttaatgtataaatgtaGTTGATCTACATACCATCCagtcattttcatgtttttcctgGCGATAGGCTACCTCATGCAATAATTCTTTCACATACTTCTTTTGTAAGTGAGATGTGTTAAATGTCACCAGAAAGTCATTTGCTCCCTCACGATAGATGACTCTTACGTCAAAAGGAGCCTCAGGtttaactggaaaagaaaaagaaaggaggtcAGTCTATAGGGCagtcaagaaaataattatactttttaaagttcatccatTCTGaaaatcacattctttttctGGGTCAGTAATCAAGCAACAAATCAGAAAACATATATTCTTCCTGGTTCAAAGCTTGACTAGACTTTTCAGCCTCCTCTGCAGTAGAATGTAGCCTTGTGAACAACGTGAGTGGAAATGTGCACCACCTCCCACCTGGCCCAGAAAGCTTACATGTGTGACCTTATGTTTGTTCCCTTTCCACCATTTGGAGTCATATGTTGAAGACAGTGGAACCACAGGATGAAAGAAGCCTGAATATTGTTTGAAAGAGCACTATGCACACATTAGAAATACCCATTTTGGCTTTtgtgtgagcaagaaataaacttacaGTGTTTGAGATATCATGTTTTAGGgcttatttgttacagcagctagtgCTAATTCTACACTAAAACACATTCACTTTGCCTTTTGAATACTACAGAATTTGTTACTAAGTAGCCTCAAAGCAGGAGTGTTTAAACTTTGAGCCTTCATTATTCCAATAAATCGGGTTTTAGGCTGGGAGCCTTGTACCTCATCTCAGCTATATAGAAGCTGAGGGTCTGCATTCTGTCCCTAAGCTCATAATTTTTAGTGTGACTTTAGTCTGGTTGGTATTAGCTCTGAATTCCTCTCTAGTCTCTTTTTCTGTCTGCCTGCTGAGCAAACTTACTCTTAGGATCACAGGCACCATATATGAAATGCTGTTGGAGGGAAATAGGTTTTATTTCAGGCAGAACCTACCCTGAGAAAGGTACTGAATTCTTTGAAAAGCATGCATGTCAAGCAGCCTCCCCATCATTGACCAGGGGCTTTCCTGTCTTGGGTTCTTAGCTGTTCTATCACCAAAGCCTGGGACGTTTGTTTTCTAAAGATGGGGCAGCCACTTTTTTGCATGGCTGGTCTCAGAGAATGAGAGCACATGGACTAAAATCTAATCTATACCTATTGTTAATGAGAGAGTATGTGTTCATTAAACTCTTACCCTCTAGACTGAGCTGAATTCTAGGCTCTCTGCACTGGGCTTTATGGCAGACTTGTTGACCCAGTAAAGTGAACTCATGTAATGGAGTTTGGCTCACTTACTGTAGTCACTTGCTCATAGTGGTGACCACCTAAGTTTCTCCTGCATTGCCCCAGAGATCCTGAAAAAGAGGAAGTGTCTCCTTCTTTGCCCTTGGATGTCTTGTAAAAGGGGAAGTTTATCCTTCTTTACTTTTAGATTCACTATAGAAAGGGGAGATACCCTGGGGGAACAGGAGGAAAGGGTGGTGAGTGTAGAGAAACAGACCAACAGAGAACCCCTGCCAAGCCAGTTCCTACTCTTCATTCAAGGGAATAATTCAGATTCACATTTTCAGTGAAATCTCTGATGCTAAATTCCTTGCCTCATCCCCATCTCTCAAAGTCTCATAATAATGGAAGAATTAAGGAAAGAACAGACTGATATTGATTATACACCTACTAAGCACTTATGCCAGCTTCCACCAATAATCTCTATCATCACTACACTGATGAacaaactgagtctcagagaggttaattaacttaAGTTCAGGTTCTTATAAAATAGTTTGATATGATTTAAATCCAATTCTGTCTGATTCTGAAGCTCACTCTTCTTCATTTAGCTTTTCTTTCTGTACTCCATTATCTCACTCTGGCTTGTCCAGGTGTCTTCCAAATAGTGCTGTCTCTGGTTCAACGAGTGTCTCTGAGCACATCAGAAAAAGTTACTCATTTCTCAAGCAACATTTTTATAGCTTAGTTTATTCTGTGAGCAAACTGAACAATTACACAGAGTCACTCTACCAAGACAAATGGGAAGGCAGGAAGCTGACCCTCTAGCCTTATCAGAGGGCCCATATCTAAAGAAGGGGGAGTGAGGGGCAGGTGGTTGCAGGGTAGCTCTGGTCTAGGGCTCAATCAGGAACTTCcaatttaaattcaattaaatgaCAGTTCTGCTAATCAAATGTCACCTTAAGAACCAGAAGAAGGTGCTGCTGAGCGACATACCTCCATTACCTCTCATCTGGTTGTTTAAGGGTGCTTTTCAAAGCCTGAAGGGGCTCACCACACCCAGTTCACAAGGGCCCAGGCTACCAGCTGTGAGCACAACTACCTTTCTTCCTTGGCCTCTCAGATGTGGCTTGGTAGGTTTGCTTCTGCTGAGATATAGAAAATAGGCTTCTGAGAGCACTGGATATGTGAGATCTGGGGATTCAGATCAGCAGGGTGCTACCTGGAGTCTTGAGTAGTCACATGCTCGCTCTGTAAAATGCCATGATGCTGTCAGAGGACTGAGAATCTCTGTCTTCCCTACCTGATTTTAGAGTAGTGAATATAGATTTGCAACCCCAATGTAAACATTTAGATATGGTGCTCTTGTGCAGTGCACAAACTGGCCATCCATCCATAACAGCCCAGTCTCCAAATGACCAAAACCTACTTTGCTTGTGTCCTATATTCAGAATTACCTTGCAGTTACATTGGTTGTGGCCTATGTTGCTGTGTGTTCAGTATGTACAAACCATTTGCCTAATGTCTCTTTTTCACTATCTGAACTTTTGTAGGGTAATTATTCACACATggaacttttgttttcattctttattttaccaACTTAGTGAGGCAAAGCTGAGACTAGATTCAAAGTTTCTCACCTCTTTATTGTCTCTAATGAGTATTAttcttttacctttaattttcttttgggatGGTGAAGAAGGGGTTGAAAatagggacagagagtgagccaTAGTACTTAAAACCAGCAAAAGAATGAATGTACCTCTTCTATCACTTTGACCAGTTTCCCtcctacatatattatttcatttgtaaatctCCATAGGTATAATAAACACAAGTAGTCATTATTCCATTGCACTAATGCGTCATAATTGGCTTAGACATTCTCCTATATCAGAGTCTCTCTGAGGTTTTGAATGTAACTTTATTCGCCCTAGGGTTATAATCTGTaagtaatagaaaagaaaatttcttggGTCTATATTCTCAATCTTTCTGATTATTTTGATTTACTTGCCTGGCAACTAAATGATGAATTGGTAATTAATGTTGACTTATAGTCAGATAATTGAATGGATTTACTGATTCATATTACtatgtatatgaatattatatagaTTGAAAGGAAACATGTAGGTGAATTTACCAATTTCgattataattttgtttgaaatattttttgaccAAATGTAATATGAATATTCTAGGCCAAATATTAATTGAtattaacttttcaaaataacttGATAATTTAACTAAACATACTCTGAATATGGTGGATATATGGGAAGAAGAATACAAGGAATTCAGGAGAAGGAAAGATGAAGAGGGAAAGGGCATCAGAGGTCCAGCTCTAGTGACTTCATGTAGAACTCTTCCTGCAATCTGTAGGTGCCAATCACTATCTTTCATGGCTGAGTTTGAAGACcctcaaaattctttttaaaaaactttttaaaaatgtttatttatttttgagagagagatagagtgtgagcagagaaggggcagagagaaagggagacacagaatcagaagcaggctccaggctctgagctgtcagcacagagcccaatgcagggctcaaactcacaaactttgagatcatgaccctagccaaagtcgcacacttaacccgctgagccacccaggcatccccctcaGAATTCTCTCATATTAAGAATTAGTGTCACATGCTTCAAAacttccagattaaaaaaaaattccttccattAAGGACTTTGCTATTCTCTATTGCAAAGAGCTTTCATGATTTGTCTACTTTTAACATGCAGAAAGTCCAGACACAATCAGTGTCTTCATATATGTCCGAATGGCAAGCCTACTCCCATATACAATTTCTTACCTATCTTGACTACATTCATTTTCCTGCAagttatcttttttcctttaagcttCACACATATTTCGCTGTCTCCAATCAGTAAGAATTTCTTTGTCCTGATGAAATACATCTCTTGCATTTTATTAAAAGTCAGGCATTTCACATCCAAAAGAGCCCCACtgtagaaacaaaaaaggaatctATCTTAATTCAAGTAAGAGTTtctgtatacaatggaatagcaTTACATGTACATTTCAGTTTTGTGACTTCAACTCTGTCCACTGGTATGTGGATGTATaggtgcttgtgtgtgtgtgtgtgtgtgtgtgtgtgagagagagagagagagagagaaattaaataatgtggCTTCTTGGTACCATCACAATGGTATAATGATAATATACTCTGGCGTTACATGCAACTGAATATGAAACTGTCAAAGCCTGTTCGTGAAAAACCTGgaaaattcctatttttaaataattgatcattgaaaaacaaaaatgttttgtagGTGGTTAGATAATTGCTCTTTTTGATGTTCTGCAGAAATAAATTCAGGAAATAAAGCCTGTAAAGGAACATTGACCAAAACAAAGTTAAAGGAAATGATACAATAGTCTAGAGGATTATATACATAAAACCATATACACTTAATGAGTAATTTGGGGACTTTCAAAGGTAATTTTGACTGTGCTCCACTTTTACCTCATcaacaaactttaaaatcaaCCCTTATTCCCATGTTCGCTTTCCTCTTCCCAACTAAAATCAGTTTCTCAATAAACTGAAGAAGAGAGATTGTTGCTTATTGTACAACTAACATCAAAAGCTTCACATTGcacttttttcaataaaaagtatAACTATTAGGTCCAGTAATAGCAGAACAACTTGTATCATACTAACTTTCCAATATATAACTATTATCAACCTTGGAcaagatatttttgaaaatcctttttaaaagttttaaagagtAATCAAAAGTATGCAGAAATtacagggaatttttaaaaaatgttaacttatttaatttgagagagagatagagagggagcaggggaggggcagagagagacggagacagagaatcccaagcaggctccatgctgtcagtgtggagtccagtgtggggcttcaacccatgaactgttagatgatgacctgagcccaaatcaagagtttgagtcttcaccaactgagccacccatgcactctGAGAGGGAATTTTATCCTTTATAAAAGGGTAGATGAGCTCCTTgttcctgcttttttctttttctttgtttgataGCACTCCTCAGGTCACACTGTGACAGGCATCTAGAATCTAACAAAAAGCCACAGTTTTATTGTCTTGAGAAGTTAGAGGACTTCTTGTGTGGATGGATATTTTTAATGGGGAAAGGCCTAGAAATGAGGAAGCTATGGAGAGATCTGCATATAACCTCTGCTCATATCATTATATGTCCCTTTAATTGTCAAGTATGAAGGAAACTCTAAGGAAACCATGGGAAAGGAATAGCTAGATGACACTA comes from the Prionailurus bengalensis isolate Pbe53 chromosome A1, Fcat_Pben_1.1_paternal_pri, whole genome shotgun sequence genome and includes:
- the IL7R gene encoding interleukin-7 receptor subunit alpha; protein product: MMILGTAFGMVFYLLQVVSGESGYAQNGDFDDAELDDYPFSCYSQLEVDGSQHLLTCTFDDPDVNSTNLEFEICGALLDVKCLTFNKMQEMYFIRTKKFLLIGDSEICVKLKGKKITCRKMNVVKIVKPEAPFDVRVIYREGANDFLVTFNTSHLQKKYVKELLHEVAYRQEKHENDWMHVNLSSTKLELLQRKLQPDAMYEIKVRSIPNHDYFEGFWSEWSPSFHFRTPEITGRMDPILLTISILSFFSVSLMVILACALWKKRIKPIVWPSLPDHKKTLEQLCKKPKKNLNVSFNPESFLDCQIHKVDGIQARDEAEGFLQDTSLPQPEESEKQRLVGGVQSPIWPSEHAVITPKTFRGDSPLRCLAGNVSMCEALVLPSSRPPDFRDGGKNGPHVYQGLLLVPGTTNGPGPTPFPFQSGILTLNPAAQGQPILTSLGSSQEEAYVTMSSFYQNQ